Proteins from a single region of Lysinibacillus sp. JNUCC-52:
- a CDS encoding ABC transporter ATP-binding protein, translating to MKIEVVDGNYYYEKRRTKMPHLYAKDINFTLASGEIMAILGPNGAGKTTMLKCITGLLDWKKGKTLIDGKPLSAMDRKELWKRVGYVPQAHKMVFGFTVEELVVMGRAPYISTLAQPSAKDMEAAHAALNTIGITHLAKKSCNEISGGELQLALIARTLVSNPEVLILDEPESHLDIQKQIVILQTIKRLSKERGISCIINTHYPNHAFYLADRVLMTAKEKDVIYGDVQEVMTESRMKEFFGIELKKIIYEEEDYFVETMVPRALGQNVI from the coding sequence ATGAAAATAGAAGTGGTCGATGGCAATTACTATTATGAGAAGCGCCGCACCAAAATGCCTCATTTATATGCAAAAGATATTAATTTTACATTAGCATCAGGTGAAATAATGGCTATTCTTGGACCGAATGGTGCAGGGAAAACAACTATGCTAAAGTGTATTACAGGTCTTCTCGATTGGAAAAAAGGCAAGACATTGATAGACGGTAAACCTCTTAGCGCAATGGACCGTAAAGAGTTGTGGAAGCGAGTTGGCTATGTACCTCAGGCGCATAAGATGGTATTTGGCTTTACTGTGGAAGAGCTAGTTGTCATGGGGCGTGCGCCATATATTAGTACATTGGCGCAGCCTTCAGCCAAGGATATGGAAGCGGCTCATGCAGCACTGAACACAATTGGAATAACCCATCTTGCTAAAAAATCATGTAATGAAATTAGCGGAGGAGAGCTACAATTGGCTTTAATTGCTCGTACGCTCGTGTCTAATCCTGAGGTTTTAATATTAGATGAACCCGAATCACATTTGGATATTCAAAAGCAAATTGTTATATTACAAACGATAAAGCGCTTATCTAAAGAGCGAGGTATTTCTTGCATCATTAATACCCACTATCCAAACCATGCCTTTTATCTTGCAGATCGTGTATTAATGACAGCGAAAGAAAAGGATGTTATATACGGCGATGTACAGGAGGTAATGACTGAGTCTCGAATGAAGGAATTTTTCGGTATAGAGCTAAAAAAAATAATTTACGAGGAAGAGGATTATTTCGTTGAAACGATGGTTCCTCGCGCACTAGGACAAAATGTGATATAA
- a CDS encoding ABC transporter substrate-binding protein, with amino-acid sequence MKKYGFLATLALAAMLAACGDKDEGAVTEQPSETSDVQTTAEEKVVTDQLGREVTIPGKIERVVTGGILPYFSTWYVATNSTKEIVGMHPNSYNAAKNSILSKISPDVLNAETSYIQNGEVNVEELLKIDPQLYVEISTNEDSINKVTEAGIPVVAVKAIDAAAAEPLATFNSWLTLTSKITGTTDRADRFLQEGKKVQSELDAKLKDIAKEDKPRALILFMHNDKSITVGGSNFFGNQWLNATGAIDVAEKDVQGRKEVNMEQIYSWNPDIIYITNFTETQPEDLLENKVDGQDWSQVKAVQDGKVYKIPLGIYRWFPPSGDAPLMLKWMAQKNHPALFTYKIEDEIKTYYKDFYEFDVTDEEIHDILNPSSDAAKY; translated from the coding sequence ATGAAAAAATACGGATTTCTAGCAACATTAGCATTAGCGGCAATGCTAGCAGCGTGTGGCGATAAAGATGAGGGGGCAGTAACAGAACAACCGTCTGAAACTTCTGATGTGCAAACAACGGCTGAAGAAAAAGTTGTGACAGACCAACTAGGTAGAGAAGTGACAATACCTGGAAAAATTGAACGGGTTGTAACAGGAGGCATATTGCCTTATTTTTCTACATGGTATGTAGCGACAAACTCTACAAAAGAGATAGTGGGTATGCACCCCAATTCATATAATGCTGCGAAAAACTCTATTCTATCAAAAATTTCACCAGATGTGTTAAATGCAGAAACGTCTTATATTCAAAATGGTGAGGTGAATGTTGAGGAATTACTAAAGATTGATCCCCAACTGTATGTAGAAATTTCAACAAATGAAGATTCAATTAACAAAGTAACAGAAGCGGGTATTCCTGTTGTTGCGGTAAAAGCAATTGATGCCGCAGCCGCTGAACCATTAGCAACATTCAATAGCTGGCTAACATTAACAAGTAAAATAACTGGAACAACTGATCGTGCGGACCGTTTTTTACAAGAGGGCAAAAAGGTGCAGTCTGAACTTGATGCCAAATTAAAAGATATAGCAAAAGAGGACAAGCCACGTGCATTAATATTATTTATGCATAATGATAAGTCCATTACGGTAGGTGGTAGCAACTTCTTCGGCAATCAATGGCTAAACGCAACGGGTGCAATAGATGTTGCTGAAAAGGATGTACAAGGAAGAAAAGAAGTAAATATGGAACAAATTTACTCTTGGAATCCTGATATTATTTACATTACAAACTTTACGGAAACACAGCCCGAAGATTTACTTGAAAATAAAGTGGATGGACAGGACTGGAGTCAGGTAAAAGCAGTGCAAGATGGAAAGGTTTATAAAATTCCATTAGGTATATATCGCTGGTTCCCACCAAGTGGCGATGCACCGCTAATGCTAAAATGGATGGCTCAAAAAAATCATCCAGCGTTATTTACGTATAAGATTGAAGATGAAATTAAAACGTATTACAAAGACTTCTATGAATTTGACGTAACAGATGAGGAAATCCATGATATATTAAACCCTTCTTCTGACGCGGCGAAATATTAA
- a CDS encoding FecCD family ABC transporter permease gives MKKWIIALLWLLPFLVAIVSLGVGRFEVGLDHIIKILTSQLFPIEQTWTKMEETVVMNVRLPRILLALLIGGGLAIAGAGFQGMFGNPLVSPDILGVSAGAGFGASLGILLFGQNFSAQIMALLFGLGAIGFTFLVAGAKKNAPIFMFVLAGVVTSALFNALISLIKFVADPEEKLPAITYWLMGSLGTATYKDLYIGGPLILIGILLLYLLRWRINILTLPEDEAKSMGIPVARLKWLVIFGATLITAASVAVAGIVGWVGLIIPHVARMLVGNNNQFVLPVSVAIGSVYLLIIDDLARSLTATEIPLSILTAIIGAPFFAYLLRRSGGGWG, from the coding sequence ATGAAGAAGTGGATTATTGCATTGTTATGGTTGCTACCATTTTTGGTAGCAATCGTTTCACTCGGTGTTGGTCGTTTTGAAGTAGGTCTTGACCATATAATAAAAATTTTAACATCACAATTGTTCCCAATTGAACAAACATGGACAAAGATGGAAGAAACAGTTGTGATGAATGTCCGTTTACCTCGTATTTTGCTCGCTCTTCTCATTGGTGGAGGGTTAGCAATAGCAGGTGCAGGATTTCAAGGTATGTTTGGCAACCCGCTAGTTTCGCCAGATATTTTAGGTGTTTCAGCAGGTGCGGGTTTTGGTGCATCATTAGGTATTTTATTATTTGGCCAAAATTTTTCTGCACAAATAATGGCATTACTTTTCGGTTTAGGTGCGATTGGCTTTACATTTTTAGTAGCAGGTGCAAAAAAGAATGCGCCTATTTTTATGTTCGTATTGGCTGGTGTTGTCACATCTGCCCTTTTTAATGCTTTGATTTCCCTTATCAAATTTGTGGCAGACCCAGAGGAGAAGTTACCAGCCATTACCTATTGGCTAATGGGGAGTCTCGGTACTGCAACCTATAAAGATCTATATATTGGTGGCCCATTAATTTTAATAGGTATTCTACTCCTCTATTTACTGCGTTGGCGAATAAATATTTTAACATTGCCAGAGGATGAAGCAAAGTCCATGGGGATTCCAGTCGCACGTTTAAAATGGCTCGTAATTTTTGGAGCAACACTAATAACAGCGGCATCTGTAGCTGTAGCGGGCATCGTAGGTTGGGTTGGTTTAATTATTCCACATGTTGCACGCATGCTTGTCGGTAATAACAATCAATTTGTTCTACCTGTGTCTGTTGCAATCGGTAGTGTGTACTTATTAATTATCGATGATTTAGCACGCTCACTAACAGCAACAGAAATTCCATTGTCCATTTTAACAGCCATTATTGGTGCACCATTTTTTGCTTATTTATTACGTCGTTCAGGAGGTGGCTGGGGATGA
- a CDS encoding FAD-binding oxidoreductase: MTVAVELIVNQLREVLSDEQVSTNDTVRELHGKDESHHAMNLPDIVVFPRSTGDVSAIMKIAHANLIPVVPFGVGSSLEGNAIPIANGISIDFSEMNTILDIRPEDLLVKVQPGVTRAQLNKELKKHGLQFTVDPGADATLGGMAATNASGTTAVRYGVMRDQVRDLEVVLADGTVIHTGNLAAKSSSGYHLNGLFVGSEGTLGCFTELTLQVYGIPEFVTAGRAVFETVGDAVSAVAALLQAGISIGRVELVDEASITQVNIYNETSYDEKPTLFLEFHGNDAGMQADIAFATEIFEDFGCTSVEFEQDNAARNKLWEARHTLAYAYIHAYPGKKLMSTDVCVPISKLAETILYAREQLNNVGLAGGIVGHVGDGNFHALLMLDPTDSNERAQADRFNEHIVQYALLRGGTCTGEHGVGIGKMKYQSMEHGASLLVMKSIKTALDPHNIMNPGKIFNV, encoded by the coding sequence ATGACTGTTGCAGTAGAGCTAATAGTAAATCAACTTAGAGAGGTATTATCGGATGAGCAAGTGTCGACAAACGATACGGTACGAGAGCTACATGGCAAAGATGAATCCCATCATGCAATGAACTTGCCAGATATAGTAGTGTTCCCACGTTCCACAGGAGACGTAAGTGCCATTATGAAAATAGCACATGCAAATCTTATACCTGTCGTACCATTTGGCGTTGGCTCCAGTTTAGAAGGAAATGCTATTCCGATTGCTAACGGTATTTCTATCGATTTTTCTGAAATGAATACAATTTTAGATATTCGCCCAGAAGATTTACTAGTGAAAGTGCAACCAGGTGTAACACGTGCACAATTAAATAAAGAATTAAAAAAACACGGCCTTCAATTTACGGTAGATCCAGGAGCAGATGCGACACTTGGAGGAATGGCAGCAACAAATGCCAGCGGTACTACTGCTGTTCGATATGGTGTTATGCGCGACCAAGTGCGTGATTTAGAAGTGGTACTGGCAGACGGTACTGTTATACATACTGGAAATTTAGCAGCCAAATCATCGTCAGGCTATCACTTAAATGGCTTATTTGTTGGTTCTGAAGGTACACTAGGCTGTTTTACAGAGCTAACATTGCAAGTTTATGGTATTCCGGAATTTGTCACTGCAGGTCGTGCTGTATTTGAAACAGTTGGCGATGCAGTTAGTGCAGTAGCCGCATTATTGCAGGCTGGCATTTCCATTGGTCGTGTCGAGTTAGTCGATGAAGCGTCTATTACACAAGTTAATATTTATAATGAAACTTCTTATGATGAAAAACCGACGCTGTTTTTAGAGTTCCACGGTAATGATGCAGGTATGCAAGCTGATATTGCATTTGCTACAGAAATTTTTGAGGATTTCGGCTGTACGTCTGTCGAGTTTGAGCAAGACAACGCAGCTCGTAATAAGCTATGGGAGGCGCGACATACATTAGCCTATGCATATATTCATGCGTATCCAGGGAAAAAGCTTATGTCAACAGATGTTTGTGTTCCGATTTCAAAATTGGCAGAGACCATTTTGTATGCCCGCGAACAGTTAAACAACGTCGGTTTAGCAGGAGGAATTGTCGGACATGTTGGAGATGGGAATTTCCATGCATTGTTAATGTTGGACCCGACAGATTCAAACGAACGTGCGCAAGCGGACCGTTTCAATGAGCATATTGTGCAATATGCGCTGCTTCGCGGAGGAACTTGTACAGGCGAACACGGTGTAGGTATTGGTAAAATGAAATACCAATCGATGGAGCACGGTGCCTCCCTACTTGTTATGAAAAGCATTAAGACAGCGCTCGATCCACATAACATTATGAATCCAGGGAAAATTTTCAACGTATAG